In a genomic window of Cyanobacteriota bacterium:
- a CDS encoding ATP-binding cassette domain-containing protein, which translates to MIEIKNLKKSFGNNVVLDGISFKVEKGEVLALIGFSGCGKSTILKIIAGLIDADDGEIELGAGKLGMAFQYSALFDSMTVADNISFPLYIDKVTKDLPEFEIDRIVTEKLSLVGLPGINNWYPSELSGGMKKRISFARAIVNDPEIILYDEPTAGLDPVASTIIEDLITNLQKETNAASVLVTHQASTIQRACTRVAMVYAGKVVWEGTPTKLFDKKNNNRYASQFRDGAVDGPMLVQH; encoded by the coding sequence ATGATTGAAATAAAGAATTTAAAAAAATCATTTGGTAACAATGTTGTTCTTGATGGGATTAGTTTTAAGGTTGAGAAGGGCGAAGTACTTGCTTTGATCGGATTCTCTGGTTGTGGCAAGAGTACCATCCTTAAAATTATTGCTGGTTTGATTGATGCTGATGATGGTGAAATTGAATTAGGAGCTGGCAAGCTCGGAATGGCGTTTCAATACTCAGCATTGTTTGATTCAATGACCGTTGCAGACAATATTAGTTTTCCCCTTTATATCGATAAAGTGACAAAAGATCTTCCTGAATTTGAGATTGATAGAATTGTCACTGAAAAACTCTCATTAGTTGGTTTACCTGGAATTAATAACTGGTACCCTAGTGAGCTCTCTGGTGGAATGAAAAAACGAATTAGTTTTGCCCGGGCCATTGTCAATGATCCAGAAATAATTCTTTATGATGAACCCACTGCCGGACTAGATCCAGTAGCAAGTACTATTATTGAAGATTTGATTACTAATCTCCAGAAAGAAACAAATGCAGCAAGTGTTTTAGTAACTCACCAGGCTTCAACTATTCAGAGAGCTTGTACTAGAGTTGCAATGGTTTATGCTGGCAAGGTTGTTTGGGAAGGAACTCCTACTAAACTTTTTGATAAGAAAAACAATAATCGCTATGCTAGTCAGTTTAGGGATGGGGCGGTTGACGGGCCGATGCTAGTACAGCATTAA
- a CDS encoding ABC transporter permease encodes MLNDLKNRITVAKVGDYKFIRHRYIHRLIYVALLFSLWQTVISLELYPRYLLPSPYDIFQTLIYGFSEADYAFAIFESLRRVIIGYLLAVSFGILAGIGIARYNFLDTTIGASLTALQSIPSVAWVPLALLWFGISEAAVLFIVILEAFIPCALGIRSGVMNIPREIIRAAQTLGSKHLDLYIRVIFPAIIPQLVTSLRLSWAFAWRALIAGELFVSGIGIGQSLELGRSLADMSQVIAMILIIAALGFISDNLLFRTIEKNVREKWGLV; translated from the coding sequence ATGCTAAACGACCTCAAAAACCGAATAACAGTAGCCAAAGTTGGTGATTATAAATTTATTCGGCATCGTTATATACACAGATTAATTTATGTCGCATTGCTATTTAGTCTTTGGCAAACTGTCATTAGTCTAGAACTTTATCCACGCTATTTATTACCAAGCCCATATGATATTTTCCAAACTCTCATCTACGGATTTAGTGAAGCAGATTATGCTTTTGCCATCTTTGAATCATTACGTAGAGTAATTATCGGATATCTACTTGCAGTTTCTTTTGGGATTTTGGCTGGTATTGGTATTGCTCGGTATAATTTTCTTGACACCACGATTGGTGCGTCATTAACGGCACTTCAATCAATACCAAGTGTAGCCTGGGTTCCGCTTGCATTACTTTGGTTTGGGATTTCAGAAGCTGCTGTGCTCTTTATTGTCATCCTTGAAGCATTTATTCCTTGTGCACTTGGAATACGCAGCGGCGTCATGAATATTCCACGTGAAATAATTAGAGCAGCACAAACACTTGGATCCAAACACTTAGATCTTTATATTAGAGTTATTTTCCCTGCTATCATTCCTCAATTAGTAACCAGTCTTAGATTAAGTTGGGCTTTTGCATGGAGAGCTCTTATCGCTGGTGAACTCTTTGTTTCAGGTATCGGCATCGGTCAAAGCCTAGAGCTCGGTCGTAGCCTGGCTGACATGTCACAAGTCATTGCCATGATTTTAATTATCGCAGCGCTTGGATTTATCAGCGACAATCTTTTGTTTAGAACCATAGAAAAAAACGTCCGTGAGAAATGGGGGTTAGTTTAA
- a CDS encoding DedA family protein, with protein sequence MHELKQQVIELCGPILDWCTALGEPGLFVLAFIEASFFLLPPELLLTPMVIREINDPYILAMVTTIGSVMGAVFGYYIGLFGGRPLALKLLSKKANFAISKAEAFFGKFGSAAILIAAFTPIPYKVFTITAGMCKMNIVSFILYSLLGRGSRYLIFTYLLVNYGEIVLENFFKYALIAAIIYALYELIRWRMK encoded by the coding sequence ATGCACGAATTAAAGCAACAAGTAATAGAACTCTGTGGTCCAATCCTTGACTGGTGTACAGCACTTGGGGAACCGGGGCTTTTTGTACTTGCATTTATCGAGGCTTCTTTTTTCTTATTGCCCCCAGAATTACTACTTACTCCAATGGTAATTAGAGAAATTAATGATCCATATATTCTTGCGATGGTTACAACTATTGGTAGTGTCATGGGTGCAGTTTTTGGTTACTATATCGGCTTATTTGGCGGTCGCCCACTGGCACTCAAGTTACTCAGCAAGAAGGCAAACTTTGCAATCAGCAAAGCAGAAGCTTTCTTTGGCAAATTTGGTAGTGCCGCAATTTTGATTGCAGCATTTACTCCTATCCCCTACAAGGTTTTCACCATTACCGCCGGCATGTGCAAAATGAATATAGTGAGTTTCATTCTTTATAGTCTTCTTGGCAGAGGCAGCCGTTACTTGATCTTCACTTATCTCTTAGTCAATTACGGTGAGATTGTACTAGAAAACTTCTTTAAATATGCTCTAATAGCAGCTATAATCTACGCTCTGTACGAACTTATACGCTGGAGAATGAAGTAA
- a CDS encoding bifunctional riboflavin kinase/FAD synthetase — MQVLSVNSNKIETPTALALGMFDGVHLGHREVIKSATQYAKLNKIKTAVITLKNHPRELTKGKAPKLITNLDTRLALFEELGIDYVLVLDFDQKLMNTSAKNYLQKYLIDILNAKFVSTGYDHHFGKDRSGNTELLEAWAKSNQITIETLDACKQGTEIISSSKIRDLISEGAIQKANEMLGYQFMIISTVIKGDKRGRSLGFPTANLQLPADMVIPAKGVYCGSAEYQGQNFQAIMNIGTRPSFDDSDKITIEAHLLNFNSDLYDQSLKLRLNKHIRDEIKFDSAANLIKQIKEDIKQCTN; from the coding sequence ATGCAAGTACTCTCGGTTAATTCAAACAAAATAGAAACTCCTACAGCCCTTGCTCTTGGGATGTTTGATGGAGTACATCTTGGTCATAGGGAAGTAATCAAATCTGCCACTCAATACGCCAAGCTCAACAAGATCAAAACCGCAGTCATCACCTTGAAGAATCACCCAAGAGAACTCACCAAGGGCAAAGCACCAAAACTAATCACCAACCTAGATACCAGGCTTGCACTTTTTGAAGAGCTGGGTATTGATTATGTCTTAGTCCTAGATTTTGATCAAAAATTAATGAACACTAGTGCTAAAAACTATCTGCAAAAATACTTAATCGATATTCTAAACGCAAAGTTTGTTAGCACTGGTTACGATCATCACTTTGGTAAAGATCGTTCAGGTAATACCGAACTACTTGAAGCATGGGCAAAATCAAATCAAATCACAATTGAAACGCTAGATGCCTGCAAGCAAGGGACAGAAATAATCAGTAGCTCAAAAATCAGAGACTTGATTAGTGAAGGAGCAATCCAGAAAGCAAATGAGATGCTCGGTTACCAGTTCATGATCATTTCCACTGTCATTAAAGGGGATAAACGTGGGCGCAGTCTTGGTTTCCCTACCGCCAACTTGCAACTACCAGCAGACATGGTGATTCCAGCCAAAGGAGTTTACTGTGGCAGTGCAGAATATCAAGGACAAAACTTTCAAGCCATAATGAATATTGGAACAAGACCAAGTTTTGATGATAGTGATAAAATCACCATTGAAGCACATCTGTTAAATTTCAACAGTGATCTATATGATCAATCATTAAAACTAAGACTTAATAAACATATTAGAGACGAAATAAAATTTGACTCAGCAGCCAACTTAATAAAACAAATAAAAGAAGATATAAAACAATGCACGAATTAA
- the rph gene encoding ribonuclease PH: MTTATKRLNDRQANELRPYSFQRGFIKTAEGSCLVSCGDTRVIVTAKIEANLPPHLRDANPKQGWLTAEYSMLPGSGQDRISRERNKANSRSLEIQRLIGRSLRAMVDMKAMPPVTINIDADVIQADGGTRTASITGAYIAVYDALQHLQKHGVTIRDKHITCFQNGLPIMRQIAAISVGMHGGIPLLDLDYPEDSTAEADANFILTADGGIIEIQATAEDGVMQYDDFQAMFKLAQKGVAELTQMQNQSLQG, encoded by the coding sequence ATGACTACAGCAACAAAAAGATTAAACGACAGACAAGCAAACGAACTGCGCCCATACAGCTTCCAAAGAGGTTTTATAAAAACAGCAGAAGGTTCATGCCTTGTTAGCTGCGGTGACACCAGAGTGATAGTCACAGCCAAAATTGAAGCAAACCTCCCGCCACATCTTAGAGACGCGAATCCGAAACAAGGTTGGCTAACAGCTGAATATTCTATGCTACCTGGTTCTGGGCAAGACAGAATCAGTCGCGAACGCAACAAAGCCAATAGTCGCTCCTTAGAAATTCAAAGACTCATTGGACGTTCACTAAGAGCCATGGTAGATATGAAAGCGATGCCACCTGTGACAATTAATATAGATGCTGATGTGATTCAAGCAGACGGCGGTACACGCACAGCAAGTATCACTGGCGCTTATATCGCAGTTTATGACGCACTACAACATTTACAAAAACATGGCGTAACAATCCGCGACAAACACATCACTTGCTTTCAAAATGGCCTTCCTATAATGAGGCAAATTGCTGCAATCTCGGTTGGCATGCACGGGGGCATTCCCCTATTGGATCTTGATTATCCAGAAGATAGTACTGCAGAAGCTGATGCTAATTTCATCCTGACAGCCGATGGTGGCATCATAGAAATCCAGGCTACAGCTGAAGATGGTGTTATGCAGTATGATGATTTTCAAGCAATGTTCAAATTAGCCCAAAAAGGCGTTGCAGAACTAACCCAAATGCAAAACCAGAGCCTCCAAGGTTAA
- a CDS encoding ABC transporter ATP-binding protein encodes MAIEVNKASLIYAGAKYKGQYILKDIDLTINDHEFTCLLGPSGCGKSTLLGLIAGFVKPSSGAILIDKEPILRPDINRSLVFQEYALFPWLNVIENVAFGLRYRITNKEERFMHAAKYLKLVGLQDHSKDTISQLSGGMKQRVAIARALAVEPALLLMDEPFGALDDHTRSNMQKLITEIWLKLKTSIIFVTHSIDEALLLADRIIVMASPDSGPYSHGEIKADIRITNPRPRELSELNHYRREIQELLYQKQSFDAGI; translated from the coding sequence ATGGCAATTGAAGTCAATAAGGCATCATTAATATACGCTGGTGCAAAATACAAAGGGCAATATATTCTTAAAGACATAGATCTAACTATCAATGATCACGAGTTTACATGTCTTTTGGGTCCGAGTGGTTGTGGCAAAAGTACTTTACTTGGATTAATTGCTGGTTTTGTAAAACCAAGCTCCGGAGCAATCCTCATCGACAAAGAACCAATTCTAAGACCAGACATCAATCGTAGCCTGGTTTTCCAAGAGTATGCATTATTTCCTTGGTTAAACGTAATAGAGAATGTTGCCTTTGGACTTAGATACAGAATCACAAATAAAGAAGAGCGTTTTATGCACGCAGCTAAATATCTCAAACTAGTAGGCTTGCAAGATCATTCCAAAGATACAATCTCACAACTTTCTGGCGGAATGAAACAAAGAGTCGCAATCGCAAGAGCACTTGCTGTTGAACCAGCATTGCTCTTAATGGATGAACCCTTTGGTGCGCTTGATGATCACACCCGAAGCAATATGCAAAAACTCATTACCGAGATTTGGCTCAAGCTCAAAACCAGTATCATTTTTGTAACCCATAGCATTGACGAAGCCTTGCTACTTGCTGACCGGATTATTGTCATGGCCAGCCCAGACAGCGGCCCATATAGCCATGGTGAAATTAAAGCAGATATACGCATAACCAATCCAAGACCAAGAGAACTTAGTGAGTTGAATCATTATCGAAGAGAAATTCAAGAGCTTTTGTATCAAAAACAAAGCTTTGACGCTGGAATCTAA
- a CDS encoding bifunctional (p)ppGpp synthetase/guanosine-3',5'-bis(diphosphate) 3'-pyrophosphohydrolase — MQLETLKPELREELRKSLVKQKHDSKNTTLVLEAFDFAFDKHIDQKRKSGQHYIIHPLAVAKTLIQLNCDSATICAGLLHDVLEDTECSNNDIKERFGEVIFQLVDGVTKLGRLNFKSSQEEQANNFRKMLLAIAKDVRVVLVKLADRLHNMQTLEHMPEEKRKRIAQETLDIFAPLANRFGLHTLKIELEDLAFKYLYPEEYKKVKFVVNIKKEERETQVLVSKQKIQQILLKNNIKAEVQGRAKHFYSVFRKLKMPGTSVIHEDLDQIEVYDLLGIRILVDDIQSCYAVLGLIHKHFRPMSGRFKDYIAVPKANLYQSLHTTVINPYGKPLEVQIRTFEMHGIAENGIAAHWHYKEAGGSNKAEQQDLEELTWIRQLLSWQTDVKDAGEYVDTVKKDILAQEVYILSPRGDVFTLPVDSTPIDFAYKVHSKIGDTCTGARVNGSIVPINYKLQNGDLVEVTNSKNAHPNLSWLNFVKTNQAKHKIKSWYKTQNKDRHISIGKQLLEEKHGKEGFEQFHQSKELEEIAARLNYKTTDDLIASIGSGDTTVAQVLHKLQGTKYGDQQEEKLDRFLKIKPRKAPTRGEQAEIPELDGLLYNIGKCCMPIPGEAVMGVVSKGKGITIHRHNCHNLSQVEAERLMQIQWNLKTDNVYPTNLAIEVVDRVGIVKDILTLVADAGINIADFKVKERPTNNTALLKVIFNVHGQEELNSIITAIKNMSDVLSIERL, encoded by the coding sequence ATGCAACTAGAAACCCTTAAACCCGAACTCAGAGAAGAACTTAGAAAAAGTCTAGTCAAGCAAAAACACGACTCTAAAAATACTACACTGGTCTTAGAAGCTTTTGACTTTGCTTTTGACAAGCATATAGATCAAAAGCGCAAAAGCGGTCAACACTATATCATCCACCCATTAGCTGTTGCCAAAACCCTTATTCAATTAAATTGCGACAGTGCAACTATCTGCGCAGGTCTATTACACGATGTATTAGAAGATACTGAATGTTCTAACAATGATATTAAAGAGCGTTTCGGTGAAGTTATTTTTCAATTGGTCGATGGTGTAACCAAACTAGGTAGGCTCAATTTCAAATCAAGCCAAGAAGAGCAAGCAAACAACTTTCGCAAAATGCTTTTGGCTATTGCCAAAGACGTAAGAGTCGTCTTGGTCAAACTTGCTGACAGACTACACAATATGCAAACGCTTGAGCACATGCCTGAAGAAAAAAGAAAACGAATTGCCCAAGAGACTCTCGACATATTTGCTCCACTTGCTAATAGATTTGGTTTACATACTCTCAAAATTGAACTGGAAGATCTTGCTTTTAAATACTTATATCCAGAAGAATATAAGAAAGTTAAATTTGTTGTAAACATCAAAAAAGAAGAACGAGAGACTCAAGTACTAGTTAGTAAACAAAAAATTCAACAAATACTGCTTAAAAACAATATCAAAGCAGAGGTCCAAGGACGAGCTAAACATTTTTATAGTGTTTTTCGCAAACTCAAAATGCCAGGCACTTCAGTCATACATGAAGATCTTGATCAGATAGAAGTCTATGACCTGCTTGGCATAAGGATTCTAGTTGACGACATCCAAAGCTGCTATGCCGTTCTAGGATTGATTCATAAACACTTTCGACCAATGTCAGGTCGCTTCAAGGACTATATCGCCGTACCTAAAGCCAACCTCTATCAATCACTTCACACTACTGTAATCAACCCCTATGGTAAACCGCTAGAAGTACAAATTCGTACCTTTGAGATGCACGGAATTGCAGAAAACGGAATTGCTGCTCACTGGCACTACAAAGAAGCAGGCGGATCCAATAAAGCAGAACAGCAGGATCTTGAAGAACTGACCTGGATAAGACAACTATTGAGCTGGCAAACAGACGTAAAGGATGCAGGCGAGTATGTGGATACTGTCAAAAAAGATATTCTGGCTCAAGAAGTTTATATTCTCAGTCCAAGAGGTGATGTTTTCACTTTGCCTGTCGACTCAACACCAATTGACTTTGCATACAAAGTACATTCCAAAATTGGAGACACTTGTACCGGAGCAAGGGTTAATGGTTCCATCGTACCAATTAATTACAAATTACAAAATGGTGATCTAGTTGAAGTAACCAACTCAAAAAATGCTCACCCTAATCTCTCTTGGCTTAACTTCGTCAAAACCAATCAGGCAAAGCACAAGATCAAATCTTGGTACAAAACTCAAAACAAAGATAGGCATATATCGATTGGTAAACAATTGCTTGAAGAGAAGCATGGCAAAGAGGGTTTTGAGCAATTCCATCAATCAAAAGAGCTTGAAGAAATTGCTGCAAGACTCAATTACAAAACCACAGATGATCTCATTGCAAGTATCGGATCAGGTGACACAACAGTAGCTCAAGTCTTACATAAATTACAAGGCACTAAATACGGAGACCAGCAAGAAGAGAAACTCGACAGATTTCTTAAAATCAAACCTCGTAAAGCTCCTACTAGAGGCGAGCAAGCTGAGATTCCAGAACTTGATGGCTTACTTTATAATATCGGCAAGTGTTGTATGCCAATCCCTGGTGAAGCTGTAATGGGCGTAGTTTCCAAAGGTAAAGGCATCACTATTCATCGCCACAATTGCCATAATCTCAGTCAAGTTGAAGCTGAAAGATTGATGCAAATCCAATGGAATCTAAAAACCGATAATGTTTACCCAACTAACTTAGCTATTGAAGTAGTGGACCGTGTTGGTATTGTCAAAGATATTCTAACTTTGGTTGCTGACGCTGGAATAAATATCGCCGACTTCAAAGTCAAAGAGAGACCGACTAACAACACTGCCCTACTCAAGGTGATTTTCAATGTACACGGACAAGAAGAGTTGAATTCAATTATTACTGCAATTAAGAATATGAGTGATGTGCTTTCTATTGAGAGACTCTAG
- the hisA gene encoding 1-(5-phosphoribosyl)-5-[(5-phosphoribosylamino)methylideneamino]imidazole-4-carboxamide isomerase, translating to MNQFNIYTAIDLLNEKCVRLYKGDYDQEHTYNKDPIFVAKRWQSLGAKYMHIVDLDGARDGKLVNRALIKLMVHELVIPVQVGGGIRNMDALQTLLDAGVTRVILGSAIVKDPDFVKAALQKHGGDKVVLGIDCKDGYLAVEGWLESSNLKAQTIVEQFQEYGLTRIVFTDIDRDGTLEGPNIQALEELMNACPNTQVIASGGISNIDDVYALKKLQNKYKNLDGVIIGKALYEGKVQTSKLYTDEIYN from the coding sequence ATGAATCAATTCAATATTTACACCGCAATAGATCTACTCAACGAAAAATGTGTTCGACTGTATAAGGGCGATTACGATCAAGAGCATACTTATAATAAAGATCCTATATTTGTTGCCAAACGCTGGCAAAGTCTTGGAGCAAAGTACATGCACATCGTTGATCTTGATGGAGCAAGAGACGGTAAACTAGTTAATAGAGCCCTGATTAAATTGATGGTGCATGAGCTTGTTATTCCGGTTCAAGTCGGTGGTGGTATCCGTAACATGGACGCACTACAGACTCTACTTGATGCCGGTGTCACCAGAGTTATTTTAGGAAGCGCGATTGTCAAAGATCCTGACTTTGTCAAAGCTGCCTTGCAAAAACATGGCGGAGACAAAGTCGTACTCGGTATCGATTGTAAAGATGGTTACCTGGCAGTAGAGGGTTGGTTAGAAAGCTCAAACTTGAAAGCGCAAACAATAGTAGAGCAGTTTCAAGAATACGGTCTCACAAGAATCGTCTTCACTGACATTGATAGAGACGGCACACTTGAAGGTCCTAATATACAAGCTCTTGAAGAATTAATGAACGCTTGTCCTAATACTCAAGTAATCGCAAGTGGTGGTATTAGCAATATTGATGATGTTTACGCACTTAAAAAACTTCAGAACAAATACAAAAATCTTGATGGGGTCATCATCGGCAAAGCTCTTTATGAGGGCAAAGTACAAACTAGCAAGCTTTATACCGATGAAATCTACAATTAA
- the dnaX gene encoding DNA polymerase III subunit gamma/tau, with the protein MSTAKHQPLFLKYRPQTIADLIAQDSVKETLINAIQNNKIVNAYLLTGPRGSGKTSTARIIAKSLNCLNPSTGSSPTIDPCGKCETCLGVINSSSIDVTEIDAASHGGVDDARDLIEKVNMASITGKYRIYIIDEVHMLSTAAFNALLKVIEEPPAKVIFVLATTEEDKVPKTISSRCQNLKFKPITVNATMLRLKYVSEQEDINIDTEALTMIAEHSDGAMRDALGLLDQLSVFSNTETTIGEAKVLDILGLIPGDQLDSITAAIITRDPQKLVEDLNTLLANGKDPMAITNELSGHILNLVENLIKPEPNPKFTKLVNLVKESSTESYELVQILDSLNSLSLSFKNSTQTKNVLKAWLIKITHRADILVVKDLVARIEKLEQGIGNRETMQGRANPAPTQTSTPPVSTKPQTETRTQESAPRIEKKTVSEAPSAKIETTNQSDSFLDHLSPGSRGMYISSQAKLVKVEGAIAQMQMPDKFKFLKAKLESRSVEILQAITKSSGQSVQSLNIEVVEVVNLTASNP; encoded by the coding sequence ATGAGCACAGCAAAACATCAACCATTATTTCTCAAATATCGTCCGCAAACAATCGCCGACCTTATCGCACAAGATTCTGTCAAAGAGACTCTGATTAACGCAATTCAAAACAATAAGATCGTTAACGCTTACCTACTTACTGGACCAAGAGGTTCCGGTAAAACCAGTACAGCAAGAATTATCGCGAAATCACTCAACTGTTTAAACCCGAGCACCGGCTCTAGTCCAACTATAGATCCTTGCGGCAAGTGCGAGACTTGTCTTGGGGTAATTAATTCATCAAGTATTGATGTCACTGAAATCGATGCAGCTTCTCATGGTGGCGTTGATGACGCCAGAGATTTAATTGAGAAAGTCAACATGGCAAGTATCACTGGCAAGTACCGTATCTATATTATCGATGAGGTTCATATGCTCTCGACAGCTGCTTTCAATGCTTTACTCAAAGTCATCGAAGAGCCGCCTGCCAAAGTTATTTTTGTTCTTGCAACAACAGAAGAAGATAAAGTACCCAAAACAATTTCTAGTAGATGTCAAAATCTCAAATTTAAACCAATTACAGTCAATGCAACAATGCTGCGATTAAAATATGTCTCAGAGCAAGAAGATATCAATATCGATACAGAGGCGCTCACTATGATTGCGGAGCATTCTGATGGTGCAATGAGAGATGCGCTTGGTCTATTAGATCAGCTTAGTGTTTTTTCAAATACCGAAACAACAATTGGAGAAGCCAAGGTTTTAGACATTCTTGGTTTGATTCCTGGCGATCAGCTTGATTCAATTACAGCAGCAATCATTACAAGAGACCCTCAAAAGCTAGTCGAGGATTTGAATACTTTACTAGCTAATGGCAAAGATCCAATGGCAATCACAAATGAACTTAGCGGACATATACTTAACTTAGTAGAAAACCTAATTAAACCAGAGCCCAATCCTAAGTTCACAAAACTAGTTAACCTAGTGAAAGAAAGCTCAACAGAAAGCTATGAGTTAGTACAAATCCTTGATTCACTCAATAGCTTAAGCCTTAGTTTCAAAAACAGTACTCAAACCAAAAATGTCCTTAAAGCATGGTTAATCAAAATCACTCACCGAGCGGATATTCTGGTAGTCAAAGACTTAGTTGCAAGAATTGAAAAGCTAGAGCAGGGAATAGGGAACAGGGAAACGATGCAAGGGAGAGCAAATCCGGCTCCAACACAAACATCGACACCACCAGTATCAACGAAACCTCAAACAGAGACTAGAACCCAAGAATCAGCTCCAAGGATTGAGAAAAAAACAGTCTCAGAAGCTCCAAGTGCCAAAATTGAAACGACAAATCAATCAGATAGCTTCCTCGATCACCTCAGTCCAGGCTCTAGAGGAATGTATATAAGTAGTCAAGCCAAGCTTGTCAAAGTCGAAGGTGCAATTGCACAAATGCAAATGCCAGACAAATTCAAGTTTCTAAAAGCTAAGCTAGAATCACGTTCAGTAGAAATACTTCAAGCCATCACCAAATCATCTGGTCAATCAGTTCAATCATTAAATATCGAGGTAGTCGAAGTTGTTAACCTAACAGCTTCGAATCCCTAG